The Noviherbaspirillum saxi genome includes a window with the following:
- the aceF gene encoding dihydrolipoyllysine-residue acetyltransferase: MSTTVKVPDIGDFKEVEVIELLVKPGDTVKVDQSLITVESDKASMEIPSSHAGVVKEISIKVGDKVSEGSVLLVLEESAAAPAPAAASPAPAPVAAPAPASAASAPAAGPSTVEVQVPDIGDFKDVEVIELMVKPGDAVKVDQSLLTVESDKASMEIPSSHAGVVKEIKVKVGDKVSKGSLILTLSAEGGAGAAPAPAAAAQPAQAAATPAPAPAPEARPAPTAALEPVPSNGAKAHASPSVRKFARELGVDLGRVKGSGPKGRILNEDVQGFVKSVMSGVAAAPGAAGAKGAGGGLQVLAWPSLDFSKFGETELQALSRIKKISGPNLHRNWVMIPHVTQFEDADVTELEEFRKDSNAAMAKSGVKLTMLAFVIKASVSALKKFPAFNASLDEKGENLILKKFYNIGFAADTPNGLVVPVIKNADAKSISQIAQEMGDLSAQARDGKLKPADMQGATFTISSLGGIGGTAFTPIINAPEVAILGLSKSAIKPVWDGKQFAPRLILPLSLSYDHRVIDGAMGARFAAYLAEVLGDMRKTLL; encoded by the coding sequence ATGAGTACAACGGTCAAGGTCCCGGATATCGGCGATTTCAAGGAAGTCGAAGTCATTGAATTGCTGGTCAAGCCGGGTGACACGGTGAAGGTCGACCAGTCGCTGATCACGGTCGAGTCCGACAAGGCCAGCATGGAGATTCCCTCCAGCCATGCCGGTGTCGTCAAGGAAATCAGTATCAAGGTCGGTGACAAGGTATCGGAAGGCAGCGTGCTGCTGGTGCTGGAAGAAAGCGCCGCGGCACCTGCGCCTGCAGCTGCATCTCCCGCGCCCGCACCGGTCGCCGCACCCGCGCCGGCCTCTGCGGCCTCCGCACCCGCCGCCGGTCCATCGACAGTTGAAGTACAAGTGCCCGACATCGGCGACTTCAAGGATGTCGAAGTGATCGAACTGATGGTCAAGCCGGGTGATGCGGTGAAGGTTGACCAGTCGCTTCTTACCGTCGAGTCGGACAAGGCCAGCATGGAAATACCATCGAGCCATGCCGGTGTCGTGAAAGAAATCAAGGTCAAGGTCGGCGACAAGGTATCGAAAGGTTCGCTGATCCTGACATTGAGCGCGGAAGGCGGCGCAGGCGCTGCCCCGGCACCGGCTGCCGCCGCACAGCCGGCACAAGCGGCTGCTACACCTGCACCGGCACCTGCACCGGAAGCGCGTCCCGCACCAACCGCGGCGCTTGAGCCGGTGCCGAGCAATGGCGCCAAGGCGCATGCATCGCCATCGGTACGCAAGTTCGCGCGCGAACTCGGCGTCGACCTCGGTCGCGTGAAAGGCAGCGGACCGAAAGGCCGCATCCTGAACGAAGACGTGCAAGGCTTCGTCAAGTCAGTGATGTCCGGCGTAGCTGCCGCACCGGGCGCTGCCGGCGCGAAAGGCGCGGGCGGCGGTCTCCAGGTGTTGGCATGGCCCTCGCTCGACTTCTCGAAATTCGGCGAAACCGAACTGCAAGCGCTGTCGCGCATCAAGAAGATCAGCGGCCCCAACCTGCATCGCAACTGGGTGATGATTCCCCATGTGACGCAGTTCGAGGATGCCGATGTCACCGAGCTGGAAGAATTCCGCAAGGATTCCAATGCGGCGATGGCAAAATCCGGCGTCAAGCTGACCATGCTCGCCTTCGTCATCAAGGCCAGCGTGTCCGCCTTGAAGAAATTCCCGGCCTTCAATGCATCGCTTGATGAAAAAGGCGAGAACCTGATTCTCAAGAAGTTCTACAACATCGGCTTCGCGGCCGATACGCCGAACGGCCTGGTCGTGCCCGTCATCAAGAACGCCGATGCCAAGAGCATTTCGCAGATCGCGCAGGAAATGGGTGACCTGTCGGCCCAGGCCCGCGACGGCAAGCTCAAGCCGGCCGACATGCAGGGCGCGACCTTCACCATCTCTTCGCTGGGCGGCATCGGCGGTACGGCATTCACGCCTATCATCAATGCACCGGAAGTCGCGATCCTGGGCCTGTCGAAATCCGCGATCAAGCCGGTATGGGATGGCAAGCAGTTCGCGCCGCGCCTGATCCTGCCGCTGTCGCTATCCTACGACCATCGCGTGATCGATGGCGCAATGGGCGCGCGCTTTGCGGCATACCTTGCCGAAGTGCTCGGCGACATGCGCAAGACATTGCTGTAA
- a CDS encoding MFS transporter, giving the protein MTTCVVVKKNNQIAIASDSLVTFGDTRLSHAYEINEKIFPVGDSYVTLAGTAAHFPVMRKLLTGMGEECKLGSRDEVFETFSRVHEILKEKYFLNTKEDEDDPYESSQITALIANPNGIFGVYSYREVFSFDRFWGIGSGRNFALGAMYAVYDKAGSAREIAEIGVHAGAEFDKSTSGPFRIYSIPMRD; this is encoded by the coding sequence ATGACCACATGCGTCGTCGTCAAAAAGAACAATCAAATCGCCATTGCGTCCGATTCCCTGGTGACGTTCGGCGACACCCGCCTGTCCCACGCTTACGAAATCAATGAAAAGATTTTTCCGGTAGGGGATTCGTACGTGACGCTGGCCGGCACCGCCGCCCACTTCCCGGTGATGCGCAAGCTGCTGACCGGCATGGGCGAGGAGTGCAAGCTAGGCAGCCGCGATGAAGTGTTCGAGACGTTTTCGCGGGTGCATGAAATATTGAAAGAGAAGTACTTCCTCAATACGAAGGAAGACGAGGACGATCCTTACGAGTCTTCGCAGATCACAGCGCTGATCGCCAATCCCAACGGCATCTTCGGCGTCTATTCGTATCGGGAAGTATTCAGCTTCGACCGCTTCTGGGGCATAGGCAGCGGCCGCAATTTCGCGCTCGGCGCGATGTATGCAGTGTATGACAAGGCAGGCAGCGCACGGGAGATCGCCGAGATCGGCGTGCACGCCGGCGCCGAATTCGACAAGAGCACATCGGGACCTTTCCGGATCTATAGCATCCCGATGAGAGATTAA
- the lpdA gene encoding dihydrolipoyl dehydrogenase, giving the protein MSTIEVKIPDIGDFKEVEVIELLVKAGDTIKVDQSLITVESDKASMEIPSSHSGVVKEIKVKVGDKVSEGSLLLVLEATEATASASGPAPANAAASAPAPAAAPVPAPAAASFSGSADVQCDMLVLGAGPGGYSAAFRSADLGMNTVLVERFATLGGVCLNVGCIPSKALLHVAAVIDETASMADHGVTFGKPQIDIDKLREYKDKVIKKMTTGLSGMAKARKVNVVQGIGQFVGANHLEVTAADGSKKTVQFKQAIIAAGSSVVNLPFVPEDPRIVDSTGALELRQVPKRMLVIGGGIIGLEMATVYSTLGARIDVVEMMDGLMQGADRDMVKVWQKFNEKRFDKVMTKTKTVAVEALAEGIKVTFEGADPSVTAPEPQVYDMVLMAVGRSPNGKKIAAGKAGVAVTDRGFINVDSQMRTNVPHIFAIGDVVGQPMLAHKAVHEAHVAAEAAAGQKSHFDARVIPSVAYTDPEVAWVGITEDEAKAKGIKLEKGLFPWAASGRAVANGRDEGFTKLLFDAETHRIVGGAIVGTDAGNMIGEIALAIEMGADAVDIGKTIHPHPTLGESIGMAAEVFEGVCTDLPPMRKK; this is encoded by the coding sequence ATGAGCACGATTGAAGTGAAGATCCCCGATATCGGCGACTTCAAGGAAGTGGAAGTCATCGAGTTGCTGGTCAAGGCCGGCGACACCATCAAGGTCGACCAGTCGTTGATCACCGTCGAATCGGACAAGGCCAGCATGGAAATACCCTCGAGCCATTCCGGTGTCGTGAAGGAAATCAAGGTCAAGGTTGGCGACAAGGTATCGGAAGGATCATTGCTTCTGGTGCTGGAGGCCACCGAAGCGACGGCCTCCGCGTCCGGGCCGGCCCCTGCGAACGCTGCTGCCTCCGCTCCCGCACCTGCGGCCGCCCCGGTGCCTGCTCCTGCTGCCGCAAGCTTCAGCGGCAGTGCCGACGTGCAATGCGACATGCTGGTGCTGGGCGCAGGCCCCGGCGGCTATTCCGCGGCTTTCCGCTCGGCCGATCTCGGCATGAATACCGTACTGGTCGAACGCTTTGCCACACTGGGCGGCGTCTGCCTCAACGTCGGCTGCATTCCGTCCAAGGCATTGCTGCACGTGGCCGCCGTGATCGATGAAACCGCTTCCATGGCCGACCATGGGGTCACGTTCGGCAAGCCGCAGATCGACATCGACAAGTTGCGCGAATACAAGGACAAGGTCATCAAGAAAATGACGACCGGCTTGTCCGGCATGGCCAAGGCACGCAAGGTCAATGTGGTGCAGGGCATCGGTCAATTCGTCGGCGCCAATCATCTGGAAGTCACGGCCGCCGATGGCAGCAAGAAAACCGTGCAATTCAAGCAGGCGATCATTGCCGCCGGTTCGTCCGTGGTCAATCTTCCTTTCGTTCCAGAGGATCCGCGCATCGTCGATTCCACCGGTGCGCTCGAATTGCGCCAGGTACCCAAGCGTATGCTGGTCATCGGCGGCGGTATCATCGGCCTGGAAATGGCAACGGTGTATTCCACGCTCGGTGCGCGCATCGATGTGGTCGAAATGATGGATGGCTTGATGCAGGGCGCTGACCGCGACATGGTCAAGGTCTGGCAAAAGTTCAATGAAAAGCGTTTCGACAAAGTCATGACCAAGACCAAGACGGTTGCGGTCGAGGCATTGGCCGAAGGTATCAAGGTCACGTTCGAAGGCGCCGATCCTTCGGTGACGGCACCGGAACCGCAGGTCTACGACATGGTCCTGATGGCTGTCGGCCGCAGCCCGAACGGCAAGAAGATTGCCGCCGGCAAGGCTGGCGTCGCGGTGACCGATCGCGGTTTTATCAATGTCGATTCGCAGATGCGCACCAATGTGCCGCACATCTTCGCCATCGGTGACGTCGTCGGTCAGCCCATGCTTGCGCACAAGGCAGTGCACGAAGCGCACGTGGCAGCGGAAGCGGCAGCAGGGCAGAAATCGCATTTCGATGCGCGCGTGATACCGTCCGTTGCCTATACGGATCCAGAAGTCGCGTGGGTAGGTATTACCGAAGACGAGGCGAAAGCGAAAGGCATCAAGCTGGAGAAGGGCTTGTTCCCATGGGCGGCAAGCGGACGCGCGGTGGCCAATGGGCGCGATGAAGGTTTCACCAAGCTGCTGTTCGATGCGGAGACACATCGCATCGTCGGCGGGGCGATCGTCGGTACCGATGCCGGCAACATGATCGGTGAAATTGCGCTGGCGATTGAAATGGGCGCCGATGCGGTCGATATCGGCAAGACCATTCACCCGCATCCGACCTTGGGCGAATCGATCGGCATGGCGGCGGAAGTGTTTGAAGGCGTGTGTACGGATTTGCCGCCGATGCGGAAGAAGTAA
- a CDS encoding acetylornithine transaminase, which produces MEFSQYDVNALMQITTRPNLVFTEGHGMWLTDNNGKRYLDYLQGWAVNCLGHSPQCVVDAITSQAGKLLNPSPAFYNEPSIVLASLLTANSVFDRVFFANSGAEANEGAIKLARKWGKVNKNAAGENRYEIITFNHAFHGRTLATMSASGKTGWDTMFAPQVPGFLKAELNDIASVERLITDKTVAVMLEPVQGESGVIPATREFMQALRALTKQRNMLLIVDEVQAGMGRTGELFAYQLSNIEPDIMTLGKGIGGGVPLAALLAREEISVFEPGEQGGTYNGNPVMTAVGIAVLSELLKPGFLQSVKDKGAYMRAELLKLSEKHGLDGERGEGLLRALKLGKDIGPKIVEMARDMEPVGLLLNSPRPDLLRFMPSLTVSKEEIDQMVNMLSEVLTKLGH; this is translated from the coding sequence ATGGAATTCAGCCAGTACGACGTCAACGCCCTTATGCAAATTACCACCCGGCCAAACCTGGTATTTACCGAGGGTCATGGCATGTGGCTGACGGACAATAACGGCAAACGCTATCTCGATTACCTGCAGGGCTGGGCGGTCAACTGCCTTGGCCATTCGCCGCAATGCGTCGTCGATGCGATTACTTCACAGGCCGGCAAGCTGCTCAATCCCTCGCCGGCTTTCTACAACGAGCCTTCCATCGTGCTGGCTTCGCTGCTGACCGCGAACTCGGTGTTCGACCGCGTGTTCTTTGCCAACAGCGGCGCGGAAGCAAATGAAGGGGCGATCAAGCTGGCGCGCAAATGGGGCAAGGTCAACAAGAATGCGGCCGGTGAAAACCGCTATGAAATCATTACCTTCAACCACGCCTTCCATGGCCGCACGCTGGCGACCATGTCGGCAAGCGGCAAGACCGGTTGGGACACGATGTTCGCGCCGCAGGTACCGGGCTTTCTGAAAGCGGAGTTGAACGATATCGCCAGCGTTGAACGTCTGATCACTGACAAGACTGTCGCTGTCATGCTGGAGCCGGTACAGGGTGAGAGTGGCGTGATCCCGGCTACGCGCGAATTCATGCAGGCGCTGCGCGCTCTGACCAAACAACGCAATATGCTACTGATCGTTGATGAGGTGCAGGCTGGCATGGGACGGACCGGTGAACTGTTTGCTTACCAATTGTCGAATATCGAACCCGACATCATGACGCTGGGTAAAGGCATCGGCGGAGGCGTACCGCTGGCTGCATTGCTGGCGCGAGAAGAGATTTCCGTATTTGAGCCGGGCGAGCAAGGCGGCACTTATAACGGCAACCCGGTAATGACGGCGGTCGGCATTGCGGTGCTGAGCGAATTGCTCAAGCCGGGATTCCTGCAGTCGGTAAAGGACAAGGGCGCCTACATGCGTGCCGAACTGCTCAAGCTGAGCGAAAAGCATGGACTGGATGGCGAGCGTGGCGAAGGTTTGCTGCGAGCGCTGAAGCTCGGCAAGGATATCGGACCGAAGATCGTCGAGATGGCACGCGATATGGAGCCGGTGGGTTTGTTGTTGAATTCTCCGAGGCCTGATCTGTTGCGCTTCATGCCGTCTTTGACTGTGAGCAAGGAAGAGATTGATCAGATGGTGAATATGTTGTCGGAGGTGTTGACCAAGCTGGGACATTAA
- a CDS encoding CDP-6-deoxy-delta-3,4-glucoseen reductase: MTFQVTVQPSGRQFHCEEDETVLSAAIRAGVGLPYGCKNGACGSCKGKLLDGSVTHRAHQEKALSVAEEEKGLSLFCCATPHSDVVIEAREVLGIGEFPIKKLPTRVAKIDKLTDDVAVVALQLPANERLQYKAGQYIEFMLKDGKRRSYSMANAPHLDEHITLHIRHMRGGVFTDHVFNNMKERDILRFEGPLGTFFLREESDKPMVLLASGTGFAPIKAIVEQAIHNKTTRPMVLYWGGRRPNDLYMHALCEEWAATLPNFTYVPVISDALPEDGWQGRSGFVHQAVMTDLPDMSGHQVYACGAPVMVDSAKRDFIARCKLPEEEFYADAFTSEADLADADLISQ, from the coding sequence ATGACTTTCCAGGTAACAGTTCAGCCGAGCGGTCGGCAGTTCCATTGCGAAGAAGACGAAACCGTATTGAGCGCGGCCATTCGTGCCGGCGTCGGCCTGCCCTATGGCTGCAAGAACGGCGCTTGCGGCAGCTGCAAGGGCAAGCTGCTCGATGGCTCGGTCACGCACCGGGCACATCAGGAGAAGGCTTTGTCGGTGGCCGAGGAAGAAAAAGGCTTGTCATTGTTCTGCTGCGCAACGCCGCACTCCGACGTTGTGATCGAAGCGCGTGAAGTGCTGGGCATCGGCGAATTCCCGATCAAGAAACTGCCGACCCGTGTCGCTAAAATCGACAAGCTGACTGATGACGTGGCCGTGGTGGCCTTGCAGCTGCCCGCGAACGAGCGGCTGCAATACAAGGCCGGACAGTACATCGAATTCATGCTGAAGGATGGCAAGCGCCGCAGCTACAGCATGGCGAATGCACCGCATCTCGATGAGCACATAACGCTGCACATCCGCCACATGCGCGGCGGCGTGTTCACCGACCATGTGTTCAACAACATGAAAGAACGCGACATCCTGCGCTTCGAAGGTCCGCTCGGTACGTTCTTCCTGCGTGAAGAATCGGACAAGCCGATGGTGCTGCTGGCTTCCGGGACGGGCTTTGCCCCGATCAAGGCGATCGTCGAACAGGCGATTCATAACAAGACCACACGGCCCATGGTGCTGTACTGGGGCGGCCGCCGGCCCAATGATCTTTACATGCATGCGCTGTGCGAGGAATGGGCGGCCACCCTGCCGAATTTCACCTATGTTCCGGTGATCTCGGACGCCTTGCCGGAAGACGGCTGGCAAGGGCGTAGCGGCTTTGTGCATCAGGCGGTCATGACCGACCTGCCGGACATGTCCGGGCACCAAGTGTATGCCTGCGGCGCACCAGTGATGGTGGATTCGGCCAAGCGCGACTTTATCGCCCGATGCAAGCTGCCGGAAGAAGAGTTCTATGCGGATGCCTTCACCTCGGAAGCGGATCTCGCAGATGCCGATTTGATAAGCCAATGA
- a CDS encoding SDR family oxidoreductase: MPKLDRPRLLIVGCGDVGMRLLPLVRDRFRTFAVTSQPSRCAELRKAGAIPLVANLDDPSSIARLAGLAHTVVHLAPPQPEGVTDRRTRNLTAILPDDASLVYVSTTGVYGDCQGAWADETRPVNPQNARAKRRVDAERTLRKWAVRSGSRLAILRAPGIYAADRLPIERLQKGTPALHADDDVYTNHIHADDLARIIALALFRARSNRIYHAVDDTDMKMGEYFDTVADAFKLPRPPRLKRVELSQVVSPMLLSFMSESRRLGNKRIKDELGVRLRYPTVQATLDRAAR, encoded by the coding sequence ATGCCAAAGCTGGACCGCCCTCGGCTGCTGATCGTTGGGTGTGGCGATGTCGGCATGCGCCTGTTACCGCTGGTGCGTGACCGCTTTCGCACCTTTGCCGTCACCAGTCAGCCCTCACGCTGCGCGGAACTGCGCAAAGCCGGCGCCATTCCGCTGGTCGCCAATCTTGACGACCCGTCCAGTATTGCCCGTCTGGCAGGACTCGCCCACACTGTCGTGCATCTCGCGCCGCCGCAGCCCGAAGGGGTCACCGACCGCCGCACCCGGAATTTGACCGCCATTTTACCCGACGACGCGTCTCTGGTTTATGTCAGCACGACCGGCGTGTATGGCGATTGCCAGGGCGCATGGGCCGACGAGACGCGCCCGGTCAATCCGCAGAATGCGCGCGCCAAGCGCCGTGTCGATGCGGAACGGACCTTGCGGAAGTGGGCGGTGCGTTCCGGCTCGCGCCTGGCGATCCTGCGCGCGCCCGGAATTTATGCCGCCGACCGGCTGCCGATCGAGCGCCTGCAAAAAGGTACGCCGGCGCTGCATGCGGACGACGATGTCTATACCAATCATATCCATGCGGACGATCTTGCGCGCATCATCGCGCTGGCCTTGTTCCGTGCGCGATCCAATCGTATCTATCACGCGGTGGATGATACGGATATGAAGATGGGGGAATACTTCGATACGGTTGCCGATGCATTCAAGCTGCCGCGACCGCCGCGATTGAAGCGTGTGGAACTCAGTCAGGTGGTGTCGCCGATGCTGCTGTCATTCATGTCGGAATCGCGGCGGCTTGGGAACAAGCGTATTAAAGATGAATTAGGCGTGCGCCTGCGCTACCCAACAGTGCAGGCCACGCTTGATCGTGCAGCGCGGTGA
- a CDS encoding heavy-metal-associated domain-containing protein, which translates to MYELQVEGMSCNHCINAVTQAVHDVDAAAKVNIVLAEQKVSIASQADINRIKSAVEEAGYPVLRTTVS; encoded by the coding sequence ATGTATGAACTACAAGTCGAAGGAATGAGCTGCAATCACTGCATCAATGCGGTGACGCAGGCGGTGCATGACGTCGATGCCGCGGCGAAGGTCAATATCGTGCTCGCGGAGCAAAAAGTATCGATTGCTTCGCAAGCCGACATTAACCGGATCAAGTCTGCGGTAGAGGAAGCCGGCTATCCGGTGTTACGGACAACCGTATCTTGA
- a CDS encoding polysaccharide deacetylase family protein has product MGTRIPILTYHRIDDDQLSTSTSPSIFARHLHWLAENGWRSLSSEEFAFYANRKNSMPSKSFLLTFDDGYESIASAALPVLKNLNFKSICFAATKQMRRSVNRTHSPKEAETAFLSWQQVRELQTGGFIEFQSHTHAHAQLSDQTSSQVASDLSCSLELLSGELGLPRSYFRHLAWPWGYSDEEARGIARKCGFIYQYTVARSAFLNTSSLQQIPRTCYDGATPVNFRTQFQLQSGALSRLWHVAYPVMRSIRHTPVRSLLRQTSMPTAATHESRASD; this is encoded by the coding sequence ATGGGGACACGGATTCCGATTCTTACTTATCACCGTATTGATGACGACCAACTATCAACCTCGACCAGCCCATCCATATTCGCCAGGCACTTGCATTGGCTTGCCGAAAACGGCTGGAGATCCTTATCGTCGGAGGAATTTGCCTTTTATGCGAATCGTAAAAACAGTATGCCGTCGAAGTCCTTTCTGCTGACCTTCGATGACGGGTATGAAAGCATTGCATCGGCAGCGCTTCCTGTTTTGAAAAACCTGAACTTCAAGTCGATCTGCTTCGCTGCGACAAAGCAGATGCGTCGCTCCGTCAATCGAACCCACTCACCGAAAGAGGCCGAGACGGCTTTTCTTTCATGGCAGCAAGTGCGTGAGCTTCAGACTGGCGGATTCATCGAATTTCAATCACATACGCATGCCCATGCGCAGTTGTCGGACCAGACCAGTTCACAGGTGGCGTCGGATTTATCCTGCTCGCTTGAGCTTCTTTCTGGTGAGTTGGGTCTTCCACGTTCGTACTTCAGGCATCTCGCCTGGCCATGGGGCTATTCCGATGAAGAGGCGCGCGGGATCGCCAGGAAATGCGGTTTTATTTACCAGTACACGGTTGCCCGTTCGGCATTCCTGAACACTTCTTCCCTGCAGCAGATTCCTCGCACGTGTTATGACGGCGCCACCCCGGTCAACTTTCGCACTCAGTTTCAGCTCCAGAGCGGAGCGCTTTCCAGATTGTGGCATGTCGCATATCCTGTCATGAGGAGTATCCGACACACGCCGGTCAGGAGTTTGTTGCGGCAGACCTCCATGCCAACCGCTGCCACGCATGAGTCACGGGCGTCTGATTGA
- a CDS encoding potassium channel family protein, translating into MNSVFFLVLRRMRAPLIVLIVFYAVAVLGLTLVPGENEDGTPAPPLSFFHAFYFISYTATTIGFGEIPQAFSDGQRLWVTACIYMTVIAWSYSILTILALVQDKAFHQTVVATRFARRVARITTPFYLVCGCGETGSLICRALDVLGRDFVILEKDEQRVEELDLEDFITNDPAIAADGRLSTNLLMAGLRHPKCRGVLAVTNDDEANLAIAINVRLLNPEIPVLARVRSPLVSANMASFGTNHIVNAYERFAEYLALAVASPARFRLIEILTGLPGTPLPEVHRPPRGHWIICGYGLFGKAIGRYLALPGIDMTVIEPDGKGPENGHTVRGTGTEASVLEEAGIMVASGIVAGSDNDVKNLSIAMMAKKLNPKIFVVARQNQAASDVLFDTFRADFSMVHTRVVAQECVSVLTTPLLAQFFGALRDTEESWSQRLVALLEGNCEGIVPEVWDIKIENSVGPAVYKALMENHTLSVGQLMRDNADREVALPAAVLMIVREGKSYLLPDDDFLLRADDALLLVGQHDARSALSLTLQNANALEYILTGEDRHAGWLWQFLFSKHAKGVDKH; encoded by the coding sequence GTGAACAGCGTCTTTTTCCTGGTATTGCGGCGCATGCGAGCGCCGCTCATCGTGCTGATCGTTTTTTACGCGGTTGCCGTTCTGGGATTGACCTTGGTGCCTGGCGAGAACGAAGACGGCACGCCGGCGCCGCCTTTAAGTTTCTTTCACGCTTTTTACTTCATCAGCTATACCGCCACCACCATCGGTTTTGGCGAGATACCGCAGGCATTCTCGGACGGACAGCGCTTGTGGGTCACCGCATGCATCTACATGACGGTCATCGCATGGTCTTACTCCATTCTGACCATACTGGCGCTGGTACAGGACAAGGCGTTTCACCAGACAGTGGTTGCTACCCGTTTCGCACGCAGGGTGGCGCGCATCACAACGCCCTTTTATCTCGTTTGCGGATGCGGCGAGACCGGCAGCCTGATTTGTCGCGCCCTGGATGTCCTGGGTCGGGACTTTGTCATTCTGGAGAAAGATGAACAGCGGGTCGAAGAGCTGGACCTGGAAGACTTTATCACCAATGATCCGGCCATTGCGGCCGATGGCCGCCTGTCGACCAACCTGCTGATGGCGGGCCTGCGCCATCCGAAATGTCGAGGTGTGCTGGCGGTGACCAACGACGACGAGGCGAACCTCGCCATTGCGATCAATGTCCGCCTGCTCAATCCGGAGATTCCTGTTCTGGCACGGGTCCGAAGTCCATTGGTATCAGCCAATATGGCATCGTTCGGCACGAACCATATTGTCAATGCCTACGAGCGGTTCGCCGAATACCTTGCGCTGGCGGTCGCATCCCCGGCACGCTTTCGCCTTATCGAAATCCTTACCGGACTGCCGGGAACGCCTCTTCCGGAGGTACACCGTCCGCCACGAGGGCATTGGATCATCTGCGGCTATGGACTATTCGGGAAGGCCATTGGGCGTTACCTGGCGCTACCCGGCATAGACATGACCGTCATCGAACCGGACGGCAAGGGGCCTGAAAATGGCCACACCGTACGCGGCACCGGAACTGAAGCGAGTGTGCTGGAAGAAGCCGGCATCATGGTCGCAAGCGGTATCGTGGCAGGCAGCGACAACGATGTGAAGAACCTGTCCATCGCCATGATGGCTAAAAAACTGAACCCGAAAATTTTTGTTGTGGCGCGCCAGAACCAGGCTGCCAGCGATGTGCTGTTCGATACCTTCCGCGCGGATTTCAGCATGGTGCACACACGGGTGGTCGCGCAGGAATGCGTTTCTGTTCTTACCACGCCCCTTCTGGCACAATTTTTCGGCGCCTTGCGTGACACTGAAGAAAGCTGGAGCCAACGGCTTGTTGCACTTCTGGAAGGCAACTGCGAAGGCATCGTGCCGGAAGTCTGGGACATCAAGATTGAAAACAGCGTCGGGCCAGCGGTGTACAAGGCTCTGATGGAAAACCACACCCTTAGTGTTGGCCAATTGATGCGGGACAACGCGGACCGCGAGGTGGCATTACCAGCTGCTGTGCTCATGATTGTGCGGGAGGGGAAATCCTATCTTCTTCCCGACGATGACTTTTTGTTGAGAGCGGACGATGCACTGCTGCTTGTCGGCCAGCACGATGCCCGCTCTGCCCTCAGCCTGACCTTGCAGAATGCAAATGCCCTGGAATACATCCTTACCGGAGAAGACAGGCATGCAGGCTGGTTGTGGCAGTTCCTGTTCTCAAAGCACGCCAAAGGCGTCGACAAGCATTGA
- a CDS encoding DUF6394 family protein yields MNLEKVIFAFFIVFAATLNFGFFIGEIDRPELHNIYELFAAIVVNIIATVLKFGDRTQLGAVLLSTSLVADIQLIAAAVVWAVVVHVTGTGMTPEHTSSVVSLSGGALLANIVSLVILIVETVMMRR; encoded by the coding sequence ATGAACCTGGAAAAAGTCATTTTTGCGTTCTTCATTGTTTTTGCCGCGACACTTAACTTTGGCTTTTTCATCGGCGAAATCGATCGCCCGGAGTTGCACAATATCTATGAACTCTTCGCCGCGATTGTTGTGAACATCATTGCGACGGTGCTGAAGTTTGGCGACCGCACGCAACTCGGCGCAGTGCTTCTTTCTACCAGTCTAGTTGCCGATATTCAATTGATCGCGGCTGCGGTTGTCTGGGCCGTGGTGGTACACGTGACCGGCACCGGCATGACGCCCGAGCACACGTCCAGTGTTGTTTCCTTATCCGGCGGCGCCCTGCTCGCAAATATAGTCTCCCTCGTCATCCTCATCGTAGAAACAGTCATGATGCGGCGTTAA
- a CDS encoding CzcE family metal-binding protein translates to MVARLSAATIGFLLVATALAGCVTRTSYLDLYGMPADPRAAIRTINIFPTTNYVNVEGGEIIRFVSGNQEFGWHFLVARTVNSFSLNEVAPPGALNRPVEAYVSPDPRYISVPGD, encoded by the coding sequence ATGGTCGCGCGACTATCTGCAGCAACGATTGGTTTCCTTTTGGTGGCCACGGCTCTGGCCGGATGCGTTACACGAACCAGCTATCTCGATCTCTATGGCATGCCGGCCGATCCGCGCGCAGCTATACGTACGATAAACATTTTCCCTACTACGAATTACGTGAATGTGGAAGGCGGCGAAATCATCCGATTTGTATCTGGCAATCAGGAGTTTGGATGGCATTTCCTTGTCGCAAGAACGGTCAATTCATTCTCGCTGAACGAAGTCGCTCCGCCTGGTGCGCTAAATCGTCCGGTGGAAGCCTATGTCTCGCCTGATCCAAGATATATTAGTGTTCCGGGTGACTAA